In the Halorubrum ruber genome, CGGTCGGCGCGTTCGGCGACATGTGAGCGCGGGCGGCTCGCGACGGCGACCCGTCTCTCGGCTTCGACCTCCGACTCTTCTCGGCGACGAACCGGTCCGCGATTCCCGGTAGAACAGCTCCCGCAGCGGTCGAAGAACCTCCCTCTCGCAGTCAGTGCTCGGCCGGCTCGTCGGGCGCCCGCATGTCGTCGATCCGCAGGATGAGAATGTTCGCGGTGTCGTCTTTGCCGTCGACGGTGCCGTCGATGACGAGCTTCGAGAGCGGCGTCGGGCCGACGGTGACGCTGTCGCCCTCGTGGAAGTCGCGGACCGAGCCCTGAACGTGGATCTCCGCCCGGCACAGCTCGGGGTGGTGGACGCTGGAGAGGTCGATCCCGTCGACGTTGACTCCGTCGAGCTGCTCGCCCGCGTGGAAGATCGGGACGTCGGCCGGCTCGTCCATGCGCTGGATGTCGAGCGCCTCGTAGGCGTTCGAGGTGGGCTTGTAGCCGCCCTTCGGGCCGGGTACCCCCTCGACCAGCTGGAGGGCCTTGAGGCTCTGCATCTGGTTGCGGATCGTCCCGGGGTTGCGGTCGACTTCCTCGGCGATCGCCTCGCCCTTCACGGCGTCCTCCTGCTCCCCGTACAGGTTAATGAGAGCCGAGAGGATGCTTTTCTGGCTCGACGTGAGCTCGATCG is a window encoding:
- a CDS encoding Rrf2 family transcriptional regulator, which gives rise to MSSIELTSSQKSILSALINLYGEQEDAVKGEAIAEEVDRNPGTIRNQMQSLKALQLVEGVPGPKGGYKPTSNAYEALDIQRMDEPADVPIFHAGEQLDGVNVDGIDLSSVHHPELCRAEIHVQGSVRDFHEGDSVTVGPTPLSKLVIDGTVDGKDDTANILILRIDDMRAPDEPAEH